A single window of Rhipicephalus microplus isolate Deutch F79 chromosome 5, USDA_Rmic, whole genome shotgun sequence DNA harbors:
- the LOC119174713 gene encoding DNA-directed RNA polymerase III subunit RPC10, translating to MLLFCPTCSNILIVQDSGSCYRFACNTCPYVHNIMQKMSNRKYPRLKDVDDVLGGAAAWENVDSTEEKCPKCSHERAYFMQIQTRSADEPMTTFYKCCSPQCGHQWRD from the coding sequence ATGCTTCTTTTTTGCCCAACCTGCTCCAACATCCTAATTGTGCAGGACAGCGGCAGCTGCTATCGGTTTGCCTGCAACACATGCCCGTACGTACACAACATCATGCAGAAGATGTCAAACCGCAAGTACCCACGGCTCAAGGATGTTGATGATGTGCTCGGAGGCGCAGCTGCGTGGGAGAATGTGGATTCAACCGAAGAAAAATGCCCCAAGTGCAGCCACGAGCGTGCCTATTTCATGCAGATTCAGACACGGTCGGCCGATGAGCCCATGACTACGTTCTACAAGTGCTGCAGCCCCCAGTGTGGGCATCAGTGGAGAGACTGA
- the LOC119173466 gene encoding uncharacterized protein LOC119173466, which yields MEFLATTIVGVIAIITKVSAQGAGGYDFNAQSEGQLSGQLSPLQVAGISMVVVACLGATVVSMFFCYYVYKKNKENTALPRY from the exons ATGGAGTTCCTTGCAACGACGATTGTAG GTGTTATTGCGATCATCACTAAAGTTTCCGCCCAAGGTGCCGGTGGATACGACTTCAACGCCCAGAGCGAGGGACAGCTAAGCG GCCAGCTATCACCTCTGCAAGTGGCCGGAATTTCGATGGTGGTCGTCGCATGCCTTGGCGCTACGGTCGTGTCCATGTTCTTCTGCTACTAcgtctacaaaaagaacaagGAGAACACGGCCTTGCCGAGATACTAA